Proteins encoded by one window of Pecten maximus chromosome 15, xPecMax1.1, whole genome shotgun sequence:
- the LOC117343846 gene encoding uncharacterized protein LOC117343846, whose product MLFGRFGIRMTWKQVVTPWFVGILFLVCVPYLHIGIFHLKLWVPDKGPVDRENCRCTCWDTVFKGTYQNQDVIKYKHIYFNATSQTFIIWVITVCHMIAAYEALKFLWVTLTSRESRLSMMCLFLMDVYPIYYSWWNYLNYLNDDFYDQFIHQFFFTVTEFVSTCLILQLCSRTHQIHKLKILTIISISSVHLLIGGVDQFFVQMFLGEGRMHQKLRNFGFMLPDFLHIFLPLYVYNRSRFDINSDNYKQPFFTKADAVYSLIAICGGFVLGKVILS is encoded by the exons ATGTTGTTCGGCAGATTTGGAATAAGAATGACATGGAAACAAGTGGTGACGCCATGGTTCGTGGGGATATTATTCCTAGTGTGTGTACCTTATTTACACATCG gaaTTTTTCACTTGAAGCTCTGGGTACCCGATAAAGGACCAGTAGATAGAGAAAACTGTAGATGCACGTGCTGGGATACTGTTTTCAAAG GTACTTACCAGAATCAGGatgtaataaaatacaaacatatctaCTTTAACGCCACGTCACAAACTTTCATCATCTGGGTCATCACCGTTTGTCACATGATCGCCGCTTACGAAGCTCTGAAATTTTTAtgggtgaccttgacctccaggGAAAGTCGACTCTCCATGATGTGTTTGTTTCTTATGGATGTGTACCCGATTTATTATTCTTGGTGGAATTAcctaaattatttaaatgacgATTTTTATGATCAATTTATACACCAGTTTTTCTTTACCGTGACTGAGTTTGTATCAACATGCCTCATATTGCAGCTTTGTTCAAGGACACACCAAATTCATAAACTGAAAATCTTAACGATTATCTCGATTAGTTCCGTTCATTTGCTCATAGGGGGCGTTGATCAGTTTTTCGTACAGATGTTTTTAGGCGAAGGAAGGATGCATCAGAAATTACGAAACTTCGGCTTTATGTTACCAGACTTTTTACATATCTTTTTACCTTTGTACGTTTACAACAGATCTCGATTCGATATCAACAGTGATAATTATAAGCAACCGTTTTTTACTAAAGCGGATGCCGTTTATTCACTGATTGCCATATGTGGTGGATTTGTCTTGGGAAAAGTAATCCTTTCCTGA